One window of Sphingomonas sp. KC8 genomic DNA carries:
- a CDS encoding lytic transglycosylase domain-containing protein, giving the protein MTPVRLILSALALGVAAPALAAVEAMPSPVIALKPPVGMGKVPDQLDMQQRANYRAVFAAIRAGAWDDAAARLDAMPGGLLTPYARAELAIAKGSPKMDSDVLIALIEANRELPQAAQIARLLQGRGVTALPALPVEQGMSRLPGASRRATARSLRSDAVAAALNARIAPLVKDDRPAEAEILLQDKAAELSPDALTELQQRVAWSYFLVGDDAAARRVAASARVGQGDWAVQADWVAGLAAWRQQDCAAAANAFSAVAARSRDTEMTAAGLFWAARAEMACGTPEKVQARLRTAARMTETFYGLLADAALGRVPPAREMGPAFIQADWTTISKRSNARIAAALAEIGESGMADTVLRHQARIGDCLDHEALMHLAAKLGLPGTQIWLSQNGPAGAQISASSRYPAPEWTPQGGWRVDKSLIFAHALQESQFRADAVSPAGARGLMQVMPGTAQLIARRKGEAVGSLSDPRTNIEYGQFYLEELRDASGTGGLLPKVIAAYNAGPGSVVKWNERRRDNGDPLLFIESIPFRETRGYVAIVLRNYWMYQRQAGEQSASLKAMAQGMWPRFPGMPGRTAIRLDPVSGVASAD; this is encoded by the coding sequence ATGACCCCGGTTCGTTTGATATTGAGCGCGCTGGCGCTTGGCGTGGCGGCGCCTGCACTGGCTGCCGTCGAAGCGATGCCGTCACCGGTGATCGCGCTCAAGCCGCCGGTGGGCATGGGCAAGGTGCCCGATCAGCTCGATATGCAGCAGCGGGCCAATTATCGGGCGGTTTTCGCCGCGATCCGCGCGGGCGCGTGGGACGATGCGGCGGCACGGCTGGATGCGATGCCCGGCGGATTGCTGACGCCCTATGCGCGTGCGGAACTGGCCATTGCCAAGGGTTCGCCCAAGATGGACAGCGATGTCCTGATCGCCCTGATCGAGGCCAATCGCGAATTGCCGCAGGCCGCGCAGATTGCGCGGCTGTTGCAGGGGCGCGGCGTGACCGCGCTGCCCGCGCTGCCGGTGGAACAGGGGATGAGCCGCCTGCCGGGCGCATCGCGCCGCGCGACGGCCCGTTCGCTGCGCAGCGATGCGGTGGCGGCGGCGCTGAACGCGCGCATTGCGCCACTGGTGAAGGATGATCGCCCGGCGGAAGCGGAAATTCTGCTGCAGGATAAAGCAGCCGAACTTTCCCCCGACGCGCTGACGGAATTGCAGCAGCGGGTTGCCTGGTCCTATTTTCTTGTCGGCGACGACGCTGCCGCGCGGCGCGTGGCCGCATCCGCGCGGGTTGGGCAGGGCGACTGGGCCGTGCAGGCCGATTGGGTGGCCGGGCTTGCGGCGTGGCGCCAGCAGGATTGTGCCGCGGCGGCGAATGCCTTTTCTGCAGTGGCCGCGCGTTCGCGCGATACGGAAATGACGGCGGCGGGGTTGTTCTGGGCCGCGCGCGCCGAAATGGCATGCGGGACGCCCGAAAAGGTGCAGGCACGATTACGCACCGCAGCGCGGATGACGGAAACATTTTACGGGCTGCTGGCCGATGCGGCGCTGGGCCGCGTGCCGCCGGCGCGTGAGATGGGGCCGGCCTTCATTCAGGCGGACTGGACGACCATTTCCAAGCGCAGCAACGCCCGCATCGCCGCAGCCCTCGCCGAAATCGGCGAAAGCGGCATGGCGGATACGGTGTTGCGCCATCAGGCGCGGATCGGCGATTGCCTGGACCATGAAGCGCTGATGCACTTGGCGGCCAAGCTCGGTCTGCCGGGCACGCAGATATGGCTGTCGCAAAATGGCCCGGCAGGGGCGCAGATTTCGGCGTCGAGCCGTTACCCCGCCCCTGAATGGACGCCGCAGGGCGGCTGGCGCGTCGATAAATCGCTGATCTTCGCGCACGCCTTGCAGGAATCGCAGTTTCGCGCCGACGCGGTAAGCCCGGCCGGCGCGCGCGGGCTGATGCAGGTGATGCCGGGTACGGCGCAGCTGATCGCACGGCGCAAGGGCGAAGCGGTGGGCAGTCTTTCCGATCCGCGCACCAACATCGAATATGGCCAGTTCTACCTCGAAGAATTGCGCGACGCATCGGGCACGGGCGGGCTGCTGCCCAAGGTGATCGCGGCCTATAATGCCGGCCCCGGATCGGTGGTGAAGTGGAACGAACGTCGCCGCGACAATGGCGATCCTTTGCTGTTCATCGAATCGATCCCGTTCCGCGAGACGCGCGGCTATGTCGCGATCGTGCTGCGCAATTACTGGATGTACCAGCGGCAGGCGGGCGAGCAATCGGCCAGCCTGAAGGCGATGGCGCAGGGCATGTGGCCGCGTTTTCCGGGAATGCCCGGGCGCACCGCGATCCGGCTCGATCCCGTCAGCGGGGTGGCGAGTGCCGATTGA
- a CDS encoding uracil-DNA glycosylase, which yields MSTDVLSTVDWWREAGVDCLVDESPRDWLAAPKPRGVALSPVPPRQPTAEPAVAMPPDTLESIVALYAGDPVFGRADGRLLPAGNPASGLMVLTDQPEPDDAEGGQIIGGEAGRLLDRMLGAIGRDRASIYLAAMTPVRAPGGRADAKSVARWTDIARRHVAVAQPRVLLLFGDAASRAFIGTSMAEARGRLHSLNHDGGTVAMIATFHPRFLLQQPARKADAWRDLRLLLGELNQ from the coding sequence ATGAGCACCGATGTGCTGAGCACGGTGGACTGGTGGCGCGAGGCTGGCGTCGATTGTCTGGTCGACGAATCACCCCGCGACTGGCTGGCTGCGCCCAAGCCGCGCGGCGTGGCATTATCCCCCGTGCCGCCGCGCCAGCCGACCGCTGAACCGGCCGTGGCGATGCCGCCCGATACCCTGGAATCGATCGTCGCGCTTTATGCCGGCGACCCCGTTTTCGGCCGGGCCGATGGCCGGTTGTTGCCCGCAGGAAACCCGGCTTCCGGGCTGATGGTGCTGACGGACCAGCCCGAACCCGACGACGCCGAAGGCGGGCAGATCATCGGCGGCGAGGCCGGACGCCTGCTAGACCGGATGCTGGGCGCGATCGGCCGGGATCGGGCATCAATCTATCTGGCGGCGATGACGCCGGTGCGCGCACCCGGCGGCCGGGCCGATGCGAAATCGGTGGCGCGATGGACCGACATCGCCCGTCGCCATGTCGCGGTGGCACAGCCCCGCGTGCTGCTGCTTTTCGGCGATGCGGCGAGCCGTGCGTTTATCGGGACGAGCATGGCGGAAGCGCGCGGCCGCTTGCACAGCCTTAACCATGACGGCGGCACAGTCGCCATGATTGCAACCTTCCACCCGCGTTTCCTGTTGCAGCAGCCGGCCCGCAAGGCCGATGCGTGGCGGGATTTGCGCCTGCTGCTTGGGGAGTTGAACCAATGA
- a CDS encoding electron transfer flavoprotein-ubiquinone oxidoreductase has protein sequence MTTRESMTYDVVIVGAGPAGLAAAIRLKQLADKAGRELGVCVLEKGSEVGAHILSGAVVDPIALDELIPDWRDLDSPLTVPVVQNHHWILTEKKQFSMPHLLMPPFMNNKGTYTVSLGNLCRWLAGQAEALGVEIFPGFAAAEVLFHEDGSVKGVATGDMGVARDGEHKGDYQPGMELHAQYTFFAEGVRGHLSKELKRIFDLEADSQPQTYAIGIKELWDIPADKHVPGRVIHTQGWPLTDEVGGGFLYHQENNQVALGFVVGLGYKNPHLSPFEEFQRWKQHPAIRAEIEGGRRVSYGARAINEGGWQAIPKLTFPGGALIGCSAGFVNVPRIKGSHTAMKSGMLAAEAAFDEILSGRGAKELTSYPAALNDSWIAKELKMVRNAEPAIARFGPVMGTLYAGTDMWLHQLGVKLPWTFKTHRDNEDLWRADLAPKINYPKPDGVISFDRLSSVFLSNTNHEEDQPIHLTLKDASVPISVNLALYDAPEQRYCPAGVYEIVGQDTGDPRLQINAQNCVHCKTCDIKDPTQNINWVVPEGGGGPNYPNM, from the coding sequence ATGACGACCCGCGAATCCATGACCTATGATGTCGTGATCGTCGGCGCCGGCCCGGCGGGCCTGGCCGCGGCTATCCGGCTGAAGCAGCTTGCGGACAAAGCGGGTCGCGAATTGGGCGTGTGCGTTCTCGAAAAGGGTTCGGAAGTCGGCGCGCACATCCTGTCGGGTGCCGTGGTCGATCCGATCGCGCTCGATGAACTGATCCCCGACTGGCGCGATCTGGATAGCCCGCTGACGGTGCCGGTGGTGCAGAATCACCACTGGATCCTGACCGAGAAGAAACAATTCTCGATGCCGCATCTGCTGATGCCGCCGTTCATGAACAACAAGGGCACCTACACCGTCAGCCTCGGCAATCTGTGCCGCTGGCTGGCCGGACAGGCCGAAGCGCTGGGTGTCGAAATCTTCCCCGGTTTCGCCGCCGCCGAAGTGCTGTTCCACGAAGATGGCTCGGTGAAGGGCGTGGCCACCGGCGATATGGGCGTCGCCCGCGATGGAGAACATAAGGGCGATTATCAGCCGGGGATGGAACTCCACGCACAATATACCTTCTTTGCCGAAGGCGTGCGCGGGCACCTATCCAAGGAACTGAAGCGGATCTTCGATCTGGAAGCCGACAGCCAGCCGCAGACCTATGCGATCGGCATCAAGGAATTGTGGGACATTCCAGCGGACAAGCATGTCCCCGGTCGCGTCATCCACACGCAGGGCTGGCCGCTCACCGATGAAGTCGGCGGTGGTTTCCTCTATCATCAGGAGAACAATCAGGTCGCCTTGGGCTTCGTCGTCGGCCTCGGCTACAAGAACCCGCATCTCTCGCCGTTCGAAGAATTTCAGCGGTGGAAGCAGCATCCGGCGATCCGCGCCGAAATCGAAGGCGGGCGGCGCGTGTCCTATGGCGCGCGCGCGATCAACGAAGGCGGCTGGCAGGCGATCCCCAAGCTCACCTTCCCGGGCGGCGCGCTGATCGGATGCTCGGCGGGTTTCGTCAACGTGCCGCGCATCAAGGGCAGCCACACGGCGATGAAATCGGGCATGCTCGCCGCCGAAGCCGCGTTCGACGAGATTCTGTCGGGCCGTGGCGCGAAGGAACTGACCAGCTATCCGGCCGCCCTCAACGACAGCTGGATCGCGAAAGAACTCAAGATGGTCCGCAACGCGGAACCGGCGATCGCGCGCTTCGGCCCGGTCATGGGCACGCTCTATGCCGGCACCGATATGTGGCTCCACCAGTTGGGCGTAAAGCTGCCCTGGACGTTCAAGACGCATCGCGACAATGAAGATTTGTGGCGCGCCGATCTGGCGCCCAAGATCAACTATCCCAAGCCAGATGGGGTGATCAGCTTCGATCGTCTTTCGTCGGTGTTCCTTTCCAACACCAACCACGAAGAAGACCAGCCGATCCACCTGACGTTGAAAGACGCATCGGTGCCGATCAGTGTCAACTTGGCACTCTACGACGCCCCCGAACAGCGCTACTGCCCGGCCGGCGTTTACGAAATCGTCGGCCAGGACACGGGCGATCCGCGCTTGCAGATCAACGCGCAGAACTGCGTCCACTGCAAGACCTGCGACATCAAGGATCCCACCCAGAACATCAACTGGGTGGTGCCCGAAGGCGGCGGCGGCCCGAACTATCCGAACATGTAA